A region of Magnetococcales bacterium DNA encodes the following proteins:
- a CDS encoding hydrogenase maturation nickel metallochaperone HypA — protein MHELSVCQALLQQVARLAAENRATAVTRLRVRNGPLSGVDSQLLQRAYAVARCGTVAETALLELETEEVGIHCPRCDREYAVAPNALVCPACGEWRTRVVAGEALILLSVELETDFPQEAPDGSTPPPDT, from the coding sequence GTGCATGAACTCTCGGTGTGTCAGGCGCTGCTGCAGCAGGTGGCGCGGCTGGCGGCGGAAAACCGGGCCACGGCGGTCACCCGCCTGCGGGTGCGCAACGGCCCCCTCTCCGGAGTGGACTCGCAACTGCTGCAACGAGCCTATGCCGTGGCCCGCTGCGGCACGGTGGCCGAAACAGCCCTGCTGGAACTGGAAACGGAGGAGGTGGGCATCCACTGCCCCCGTTGCGACCGGGAATACGCCGTGGCGCCCAACGCCCTGGTCTGTCCCGCCTGCGGCGAATGGCGCACCCGTGTGGTGGCCGGGGAGGCGTTGATTCTGCTTTCGGTGGAACTGGAGACGGACTTTCCGCAAGAGGCCCCCGACGGATCGACTCCACCCCCGGATACCTGA
- a CDS encoding hydrogenase small subunit: MANPATLGETLAERGITRRQLLQFCSLAAAWLALPAGAVRAMASTLERLRRPSVIWLSFQECTGCTESLTRADSPSVEELILERISLDYHHTLQAASGKAAEAARDQAMAVDKGRYLLLVDGSVPLGNPGYSTIAGVDNRTMLAQAAAGAAAVIAVGTCAAFGGLPMAAPNPTGAVPVSALIHDKPLINIPGCPPIPAVIVAVLAHFLTFGRLPELDSQHRPRAFYGESVHDRCYRRPFYDRGLFAESFDDEGARQGWCLFKLGCKGPTTFNACATLKWNGGVSFPIQSGHGCLGCSEAKFWDNGSFYAPLSTPIRPAMTQAGIALAAGAAAGAAMAARTRRAREQAKKAHRPLTVDELEGTP, translated from the coding sequence ATGGCCAATCCTGCCACGTTGGGTGAAACACTGGCGGAAAGGGGCATCACCCGTCGGCAACTGCTGCAGTTCTGCTCCCTGGCGGCTGCCTGGCTGGCCCTGCCGGCCGGTGCGGTGCGGGCCATGGCCTCCACGCTGGAGAGACTGCGACGACCCTCGGTCATCTGGCTCTCCTTTCAGGAATGCACCGGGTGTACCGAATCCCTGACCCGGGCCGACTCCCCCAGCGTGGAGGAGCTGATTCTGGAACGGATCTCCCTGGATTATCATCACACGCTGCAGGCCGCCTCCGGCAAGGCCGCCGAAGCGGCCCGCGATCAGGCCATGGCCGTCGACAAGGGGCGCTATCTGCTGCTGGTGGACGGCTCCGTGCCTCTGGGGAATCCGGGATATTCCACCATCGCCGGGGTGGATAACCGCACCATGCTGGCCCAGGCCGCCGCCGGGGCCGCTGCGGTCATCGCCGTCGGCACCTGCGCTGCCTTCGGCGGTTTGCCCATGGCCGCGCCCAACCCCACCGGGGCGGTGCCGGTGAGCGCCTTGATTCACGACAAGCCGCTGATCAACATTCCCGGCTGCCCGCCCATACCGGCGGTGATCGTCGCCGTGCTGGCCCACTTCCTGACCTTCGGTCGCCTGCCCGAACTCGACTCCCAACATCGACCCCGCGCCTTCTACGGCGAAAGCGTACACGACCGCTGCTACCGTCGGCCCTTCTACGACCGGGGTCTGTTCGCCGAATCCTTCGACGACGAAGGGGCGCGTCAGGGCTGGTGCCTGTTCAAACTGGGCTGCAAGGGGCCCACCACCTTCAACGCCTGCGCCACCCTCAAATGGAACGGCGGGGTGAGTTTCCCCATCCAGTCGGGTCACGGCTGCCTGGGCTGCTCCGAAGCCAAATTCTGGGACAACGGCAGCTTCTACGCGCCGCTCTCCACGCCCATCCGCCCGGCGATGACCCAGGCGGGCATCGCCCTGGCGGCGGGCGCGGCGGCGGGCGCCGCCATGGCCGCCCGGACGCGCAGGGCTCGCGAGCAGGCCAAAAAGGCCCACCGCCCCCTCACCGTGGACGAACTGGAGGGAACCCCGTGA
- a CDS encoding (Fe-S)-binding protein → MNTRLDMALNAFREVVDAPMAAFFSSCVRCGLCAEACLFHTETGDPRATPIYKLEPLRRFWEQECTLLGRLARMAGLSKPVTLEELAQWGPLAYDQCTLCTRCSLACPAGLDIVGLVRRMREGLCLAGAAPESLVGATRRAVTLGSPMGVTLPTLEAQIRAQERECGLPVPLDRENVDYLVLLSSMEIVQFPEVIGALARIFHHAGVSWTLSREAFEATNSGIQVGSSDLAAEILLRIVAAAERLRVRTVISPECGHAFTALRWEGPNLIGRRYGFEVEHILEVLGRLQQEGRLRLKSRDRESRPLTYHDPCQIARRGGVLEEPRALLSAVCDDFREMADTREHNWCCGGGGGVSAIERAEPLRHRVFRKKLHQVEELGVHTLVTACANCRIILEEGLEAYQVQADVVGLTELVADHLEERGSQATTGGES, encoded by the coding sequence ATGAACACCCGGCTCGACATGGCCCTCAACGCCTTTCGGGAGGTGGTGGACGCCCCGATGGCGGCCTTTTTCTCCTCATGCGTCCGCTGCGGACTGTGCGCCGAGGCCTGCCTGTTCCATACCGAAACCGGGGACCCCCGCGCCACCCCCATCTACAAGCTGGAGCCCCTGCGCCGCTTCTGGGAACAGGAGTGTACCCTCCTGGGTCGTCTGGCCCGCATGGCCGGTTTGAGCAAACCCGTGACCCTGGAGGAGCTGGCGCAGTGGGGGCCCCTGGCCTACGACCAGTGTACCCTCTGCACCCGGTGTTCCCTGGCCTGCCCGGCGGGACTCGATATCGTGGGCCTGGTGCGCCGCATGCGGGAGGGACTCTGCCTGGCCGGAGCCGCTCCCGAGAGTCTGGTGGGGGCCACGCGCCGGGCCGTCACCCTGGGCAGTCCCATGGGGGTCACGCTGCCGACCCTGGAGGCCCAGATCCGCGCCCAGGAGCGGGAGTGCGGACTGCCGGTTCCCCTCGATCGGGAAAACGTCGATTACCTGGTGCTGCTCTCCAGCATGGAGATCGTGCAGTTTCCCGAGGTGATCGGGGCCCTGGCCCGCATTTTCCATCACGCCGGGGTGAGCTGGACCCTCTCCCGCGAGGCCTTCGAAGCCACCAACAGCGGCATTCAGGTGGGAAGTTCGGATCTGGCGGCGGAGATCCTGCTGCGCATCGTCGCAGCGGCGGAGCGTCTGCGGGTCAGGACGGTCATCAGCCCCGAATGCGGACATGCCTTCACCGCCCTGCGTTGGGAGGGACCGAATCTCATCGGCAGGCGCTACGGCTTCGAGGTCGAACACATCCTGGAGGTGCTGGGCCGTCTGCAGCAGGAGGGACGGCTGCGTCTGAAGAGCCGGGACCGGGAGAGTCGTCCGCTCACCTACCACGATCCCTGTCAGATCGCCCGGCGCGGCGGGGTGCTGGAGGAGCCGCGGGCACTGCTGTCCGCCGTTTGCGACGACTTTCGCGAAATGGCCGATACCCGCGAACACAACTGGTGTTGTGGGGGAGGGGGAGGGGTCAGCGCCATTGAACGGGCCGAACCCTTGCGCCACCGGGTGTTCCGCAAAAAACTGCATCAGGTGGAGGAGTTGGGGGTTCACACCCTGGTCACCGCCTGCGCCAACTGTCGCATCATCCTGGAAGAGGGGCTGGAGGCCTATCAGGTGCAGGCCGACGTGGTCGGACTCACCGAACTGGTGGCCGACCATCTGGAGGAACGGGGATCTCAAGCCACGACCGGAGGTGAGTCATGA
- a CDS encoding glycosyltransferase — protein MHVLLTVRTLNDRSGAITYTRDLALGLMRHGHHPVVYSPVHGTVAEELKQATIPCVTRLDQVARTPDIIHGQHHIETMVAALHFPTTPALFVCHDSVAWHDEPPLHPTIVHYVAVDETCRARLIQGSGIAPDKTSVIGNAVELSRFPRRSPLPERPKRALLFSNSRNVDQLAAIQQACAAMNLQLDRLGKAGSGQVSDPEHFLGNYDLVFAKGRAAMEAAAAGCAVILIDFAGLGEMVRMDRVEALRRANFGYRTLTRPHDANLLQEEISRYDARDAARVTDWVRRSLDSELLFAELMELYEQLIADYCNRPVDPVEIGRSASRYLSQWSYNRRFEWEQGVFRFRGGAEWIWRLQLIVIRCILRRRSLHD, from the coding sequence ATGCACGTCTTGTTGACCGTTCGAACACTCAATGATCGTTCCGGGGCCATCACCTATACCCGGGATCTGGCCCTGGGCCTGATGCGGCACGGCCACCATCCGGTCGTCTACAGCCCCGTTCACGGCACGGTTGCCGAAGAGCTGAAACAGGCCACCATTCCCTGTGTCACCCGCCTCGATCAGGTTGCCCGGACTCCGGATATCATCCACGGGCAACACCACATCGAAACCATGGTGGCCGCCCTGCACTTCCCGACCACACCGGCGCTCTTCGTCTGCCACGATTCGGTGGCCTGGCACGACGAACCGCCGCTTCATCCGACTATCGTCCACTACGTCGCCGTCGACGAAACCTGCCGGGCCCGTTTGATCCAGGGCAGCGGCATCGCCCCCGACAAGACCTCGGTGATCGGCAACGCCGTTGAATTGAGCCGATTCCCACGCCGCTCCCCCCTGCCGGAACGTCCCAAACGGGCGCTGCTGTTCAGCAACTCCCGGAACGTCGATCAACTGGCCGCCATTCAACAAGCCTGCGCGGCGATGAATCTGCAGCTCGATCGATTGGGCAAGGCGGGATCGGGTCAGGTTTCCGACCCCGAACACTTTCTGGGAAACTACGATCTGGTCTTCGCCAAGGGGCGGGCGGCCATGGAAGCGGCCGCCGCGGGCTGCGCCGTGATACTCATCGATTTCGCCGGACTGGGCGAGATGGTGCGCATGGACCGCGTGGAGGCGTTGCGTCGAGCCAATTTCGGCTATCGAACCCTGACCCGGCCCCATGATGCCAACCTGCTGCAAGAGGAGATCTCCCGCTACGATGCACGGGATGCCGCCCGAGTCACCGACTGGGTGCGGCGCTCTCTGGACTCGGAACTCCTCTTCGCCGAGTTGATGGAACTCTACGAGCAGCTCATTGCCGATTATTGCAACCGGCCGGTCGATCCGGTCGAAATCGGCCGCTCAGCCTCCCGCTACCTCTCCCAATGGAGTTACAACAGACGCTTCGAGTGGGAACAAGGCGTGTTCCGCTTCCGCGGTGGCGCGGAATGGATCTGGCGTCTGCAATTGATCGTCATACGATGCATTCTGCGCCGACGCTCCCTCCACGACTGA
- a CDS encoding nickel-dependent hydrogenase large subunit, translated as MSQRIVVDPVTRIEGHLRIEARLEGDTIAQAWSSGTMVRGIELILPGRDPRDAWAFTQRICGVCTLVHAMASIRAVEDALHYPIPPNAQLIRNLMIAAQYVHDHVMHFYHLHALDWVDVVSALRADPAATSALAQAVGSHPLSSPAYFADVARRLKSFVEGGQLGIFANGYWGHPEYRLPPEANLMAVAHYLEALKWQREVVQLHTILGGKNPHPNFVVGGVPCAISVDSGQQSGTALDMVGLGRIKSIIDTLADFVDHAYVPDTLAIAGFYKDWFRQGEGVGNFLCYGDFPGRDANDTEGYLFPRGVILNRDLNTLHPVDLNDPEQIQEFVSHSWYDYPQGREAGLHPYVGETRLNYTGPQPPYEHLDVDAAYSWLKSPRWRGKPMEVGPLARVALLYARKHALTCELVDSTLKRLDLPVAALFSTLGRTAARTLETKVVLESMRGWYGQLLDNIRAGDLRTFNEALWEPSTWPKEAKGAGFTEAPRGGLAHWVVIRDGRIANYQAVVPSTWNAGPRDPRGGVGPYEAALAGHHLADADRPLEILRTIHSFDPCIACAVHVIDPEGRERVKVRVR; from the coding sequence ATGAGCCAACGCATCGTCGTCGATCCGGTCACCCGCATCGAAGGGCATCTGCGCATCGAAGCCCGTCTGGAGGGCGACACCATCGCCCAGGCCTGGTCCTCGGGCACCATGGTGCGCGGCATCGAACTCATTCTGCCGGGGCGCGACCCCCGCGACGCCTGGGCCTTCACCCAGCGCATCTGCGGGGTCTGCACCCTGGTTCACGCCATGGCCTCCATCCGGGCGGTGGAGGATGCCCTGCACTATCCCATACCGCCCAACGCCCAGCTCATTCGCAACCTGATGATCGCGGCCCAGTATGTCCACGACCACGTCATGCACTTCTACCACCTGCACGCCCTGGACTGGGTGGATGTGGTCTCCGCCCTGCGGGCCGATCCGGCGGCGACCTCGGCTCTGGCTCAGGCGGTGGGTTCCCATCCGCTCTCTTCCCCCGCCTATTTCGCCGACGTGGCCAGGCGGCTGAAGAGCTTCGTCGAAGGCGGGCAACTGGGCATCTTCGCCAACGGCTACTGGGGACATCCCGAATACCGCCTGCCCCCCGAAGCCAATCTCATGGCCGTGGCCCACTATCTGGAAGCCCTCAAGTGGCAACGGGAAGTGGTGCAACTGCACACCATCCTGGGGGGCAAGAATCCCCATCCCAACTTCGTGGTGGGAGGGGTGCCCTGCGCCATCTCCGTGGATTCGGGGCAGCAGTCGGGAACCGCTCTGGACATGGTGGGTCTGGGGCGCATCAAATCGATCATCGACACCCTGGCCGACTTCGTCGATCACGCCTATGTGCCCGACACCCTGGCCATCGCCGGATTCTACAAGGACTGGTTCCGGCAGGGGGAGGGGGTGGGCAACTTTCTCTGCTACGGCGACTTTCCCGGTCGGGATGCCAACGATACGGAGGGGTATCTCTTTCCGCGCGGCGTGATCCTGAATCGGGATCTGAACACCCTGCACCCGGTGGACCTGAACGATCCGGAGCAGATTCAGGAGTTCGTCTCCCACTCCTGGTACGACTACCCCCAGGGTCGGGAGGCGGGGCTGCACCCCTATGTCGGGGAGACCCGGCTCAACTACACCGGGCCGCAACCGCCTTACGAGCATCTGGATGTGGACGCCGCCTATTCGTGGCTCAAATCGCCCCGCTGGCGGGGCAAACCCATGGAGGTCGGTCCTCTGGCCCGGGTGGCGCTGCTTTACGCCCGGAAGCATGCCTTGACGTGTGAACTGGTCGATTCGACCCTCAAACGGCTGGATCTGCCGGTTGCGGCCCTCTTTTCCACCCTGGGCCGCACCGCCGCCCGCACCCTGGAGACCAAGGTGGTGCTGGAGTCCATGCGCGGCTGGTACGGACAGTTGCTGGACAACATCCGCGCCGGGGATCTGCGCACCTTCAACGAGGCCCTGTGGGAGCCGTCCACCTGGCCGAAGGAGGCCAAAGGAGCCGGTTTCACCGAGGCCCCTCGCGGCGGACTGGCCCATTGGGTGGTGATCCGCGACGGGCGCATCGCCAACTATCAGGCGGTGGTGCCCAGCACCTGGAACGCCGGCCCCCGCGATCCCCGGGGAGGGGTCGGTCCCTACGAAGCGGCTCTGGCCGGCCACCACCTGGCGGATGCGGACCGTCCGCTGGAGATCCTGCGCACCATCCACAGCTTCGATCCCTGCATCGCCTGCGCGGTCCACGTGATCGACCCGGAGGGGCGGGAGCGGGTCAAGGTGCGCGTTCGCTAG
- a CDS encoding HypC/HybG/HupF family hydrogenase formation chaperone, with translation MCLAIPMRVTRIDGFEAECEARGVTRRVSLFLLQWEPVAVGDHLMVHVGYAIQKMSPEEARSSWELFDQMLEKTDE, from the coding sequence ATGTGTCTGGCCATTCCCATGCGCGTCACCCGCATCGACGGGTTCGAAGCCGAGTGCGAAGCCAGGGGAGTGACCCGCCGGGTCAGCCTCTTCCTGCTGCAATGGGAACCCGTGGCCGTGGGGGATCACCTCATGGTCCACGTCGGCTACGCCATCCAGAAGATGAGCCCGGAAGAGGCCCGCTCCTCCTGGGAACTCTTCGACCAAATGCTTGAAAAGACGGATGAGTGA
- a CDS encoding hydrogenase maturation protease has protein sequence MNNFILILGIGNTLMKDDAVGPMVIRRLQELAEEGDPVLLLDGGTLSFTLLEALRRHESLIVVDAARLGLAPGEWRLLRGEAMDRYLRSGRRSAHEVGLSDLLDMARLLGEVPTRRALITIEAAEIAPGEGLSPAVAAAIEPVARTIRHLVGQWTPVSNPLIEESLHGQSCHVG, from the coding sequence ATGAATAACTTTATTCTAATACTCGGTATCGGCAACACTCTGATGAAGGACGACGCCGTCGGCCCGATGGTGATCCGGCGTCTGCAGGAGTTGGCGGAGGAGGGGGATCCGGTCCTGTTGCTGGATGGCGGAACCCTCTCCTTCACCCTGCTCGAAGCCCTGCGACGCCATGAGTCCCTGATCGTGGTCGACGCCGCCCGCCTGGGATTGGCCCCCGGGGAGTGGCGGCTGCTGCGGGGGGAGGCGATGGACCGCTATCTGCGCTCCGGTCGTCGCAGCGCCCACGAAGTGGGGCTCTCCGATCTGCTGGATATGGCCCGCCTGCTGGGCGAAGTGCCCACCCGGCGAGCGTTGATCACCATCGAGGCGGCGGAGATCGCTCCCGGCGAGGGGCTTTCCCCGGCGGTGGCGGCCGCCATCGAACCGGTGGCCCGGACCATACGGCATCTGGTTGGACAATGGACCCCGGTGAGCAACCCTTTGATCGAGGAGAGTCTCCATGGCCAATCCTGCCACGTTGGGTGA